A single Pseudanabaenaceae cyanobacterium SKYG29 DNA region contains:
- a CDS encoding HNH endonuclease, protein MTPRVPIPEAVRQYVFQRDNYRCCSCGATKDLTIDHIIPLAKGGTNDISNLQTLCLSCNARKNDRYDPRFRRYWTEY, encoded by the coding sequence ATGACCCCTAGAGTGCCTATTCCTGAGGCAGTGAGGCAATATGTTTTCCAAAGAGATAACTATCGCTGTTGCAGTTGTGGTGCAACTAAAGATTTAACTATCGACCACATCATTCCTCTAGCTAAAGGTGGCACTAATGACATAAGTAATTTACAAACTCTCTGTCTCAGCTGTAATGCTCGTAAAAACGATCGGTATGACCCACGGTTTCGGCGCTACTGGACAGAATATTAG
- a CDS encoding CrcB family protein, which translates to MLNRPVVAIALGAISGSLCRYYLLKTIGHVPWNTLIVNTTGCFCLGLLVPLTMGRLDLRLTLIPGFLGSYTTFSSYELDSVKLLLARDFSQDLLYWGGSLILGYLSLHQGFNLGNYIRNKLQKQIDDN; encoded by the coding sequence ATGCTTAACCGCCCTGTAGTAGCTATTGCCCTGGGCGCGATCAGTGGTTCCCTCTGTCGTTATTACCTGCTGAAAACGATCGGGCATGTGCCCTGGAATACCCTAATTGTTAACACCACTGGCTGCTTTTGTCTGGGACTACTAGTGCCTCTTACTATGGGGCGTTTGGATTTAAGATTGACCCTCATCCCTGGTTTTCTTGGCTCCTATACAACCTTTTCTAGCTATGAATTGGACAGTGTCAAATTGTTATTGGCACGGGATTTTTCCCAAGATTTACTCTACTGGGGAGGGAGCTTGATACTGGGCTACCTGAGCTTGCACCAGGGGTTCAATCTAGGCAACTATATCCGCAACAAACTGCAAAAACAAATTGATGACAACTAA
- the crcB gene encoding fluoride efflux transporter CrcB: MTTNEFLPLWVVIGAIPGALSRYYLTLFVAEKVNFDFPLGTLLINISGAFLMGFLAPLLPSLPTNQWLNEITIAGFVGSYTTFSTYILDLFYLSQTGKWRKVFLYGLGTPLGGLLSVELGIALAQLLS, encoded by the coding sequence ATGACAACTAACGAATTTTTACCCCTTTGGGTGGTTATAGGAGCAATTCCTGGTGCCTTGAGTCGTTACTATCTCACTCTATTTGTAGCAGAAAAGGTAAATTTTGATTTTCCCCTAGGTACTCTTTTAATTAATATTTCTGGTGCATTCCTGATGGGCTTTCTTGCCCCTCTCCTGCCTTCTCTACCAACCAACCAGTGGTTAAACGAAATAACGATTGCGGGCTTTGTCGGCTCCTACACTACCTTTTCCACCTATATCCTTGACCTTTTTTACCTCAGCCAAACTGGCAAGTGGCGAAAAGTTTTCCTCTATGGACTAGGCACACCCTTGGGAGGACTGCTAAGTGTGGAGTTGGGCATCGCCCTAGCTCAACTTCTCTCATAA
- a CDS encoding ABC transporter substrate-binding protein, with protein sequence MSSTSRRRFIGTFATTAIGSILLKGCPGNPPTTNAPTATPTTTAAGGGPVGEPPETTKIKLGYIPILEAAPLIIAQEKGFFAKHGMTEVEVAKQASWAAARDNVVLGSAGGGIDGGQWQIPMPHLITEGIITNGNKVPMYVLLQTSTQGNGIAVAGIHKGKGLNLDVSKAADYIKGYAKTNGRKFKAAHTFPNANQEIWIRYWFAAGGVDPDKDIELLTVPAAETVQGMRNGTMDAFSTGDPWPYRIVSDKIGFMAALTEQIWEFHPEEYLAIRADWVDKHPKATKAILKAVMEAQQWLDDPNNRPEAVQILAARNFFNVPADVLTPPLQGKYDMGDDQPKIDDFKAGPLFWKDGLGSVSYPYKSHELWFLTETIRWNFHGGKIKDFAMAKALIDRVNRADLWVEAAKELGVTDIPTSDSRGVEKLFDGKVFDPADPEAYLKSLAIKRV encoded by the coding sequence ATGTCGAGCACTTCGCGTAGGCGATTTATTGGCACTTTTGCTACCACAGCGATCGGGTCAATCTTGTTGAAGGGTTGTCCGGGGAATCCGCCTACCACCAATGCTCCTACTGCTACGCCTACAACAACAGCAGCAGGGGGAGGTCCAGTTGGTGAACCACCGGAGACTACTAAGATTAAGTTGGGGTACATTCCTATTTTGGAGGCAGCCCCTCTGATCATTGCCCAGGAAAAGGGTTTCTTTGCCAAGCATGGCATGACGGAAGTGGAAGTGGCTAAGCAAGCCAGTTGGGCAGCGGCGCGGGATAATGTCGTTCTCGGTTCTGCGGGGGGCGGGATCGATGGTGGTCAGTGGCAGATACCTATGCCCCATTTGATCACTGAGGGGATTATCACTAATGGCAACAAAGTACCGATGTATGTCCTGTTGCAGACCAGTACCCAAGGAAATGGAATTGCCGTAGCGGGTATCCACAAAGGGAAGGGGCTAAACCTAGATGTCAGTAAGGCGGCAGATTATATCAAAGGCTATGCTAAAACTAATGGTCGTAAATTTAAGGCAGCCCATACGTTTCCCAACGCTAACCAAGAGATATGGATTCGTTATTGGTTTGCTGCAGGTGGTGTTGACCCCGATAAAGATATTGAGTTATTGACGGTACCAGCGGCAGAAACAGTACAGGGAATGCGCAATGGCACGATGGATGCCTTTAGTACAGGTGACCCCTGGCCCTACCGCATAGTTTCAGATAAGATTGGCTTCATGGCAGCTCTAACGGAACAAATCTGGGAATTCCATCCAGAGGAATATTTAGCCATCCGTGCTGACTGGGTGGACAAGCATCCTAAGGCTACCAAAGCCATTCTCAAAGCCGTGATGGAAGCACAACAATGGTTGGATGACCCTAACAATCGCCCAGAAGCTGTCCAAATTCTCGCAGCTAGGAATTTCTTCAATGTCCCCGCGGATGTGCTCACGCCACCTTTGCAAGGTAAGTATGACATGGGAGATGATCAACCAAAGATCGATGATTTCAAAGCGGGCCCACTTTTCTGGAAGGATGGGTTAGGTAGTGTTTCTTATCCCTACAAGAGCCATGAGTTATGGTTTTTGACAGAGACAATTAGATGGAATTTCCATGGTGGCAAGATCAAAGATTTTGCCATGGCGAAAGCCCTAATCGATCGGGTCAATCGCGCCGACTTGTGGGTAGAGGCAGCTAAGGAACTGGGAGTGACCGACATACCCACGAGTGATTCCAGGGGTGTAGAAAAACTCTTTGACGGTAAAGTTTTTGATCCCGCTGACCCTGAAGCCTACCTAAAAAGTCTAGCGATCAAAAGGGTATAG
- the ntrB gene encoding nitrate ABC transporter permease, with product MATTQYRGSANNGNFLATFWRKNAGNIVPPMVGILGFLIVWQLFSSSGLTRLPGPINIWLDERARTLILYPFYDRGGLDKGLALQTLASLTRVAKGYSLAAIVGISMGILVGLQPLVSKALDPIFQFLRMIAPLAWVPIALVALQNNQPAAIFVIFITAVWPILINTAEGVRQIPQDYINVKRVLRLSNYKFFTKILFPAALPYIFTGLRIAIGLAWLAIIAAEIVMSGIVGIGFFIWDAYQQNYVSEIIVAVIYIGAVGLILDRLVSFLQKLIVPEK from the coding sequence ATGGCAACAACACAGTATCGCGGTTCCGCCAATAATGGCAATTTTCTTGCTACTTTCTGGCGCAAAAACGCTGGTAATATTGTCCCCCCCATGGTTGGCATTCTTGGCTTTCTCATAGTTTGGCAGTTATTTTCTTCTTCTGGCTTAACCAGACTGCCTGGTCCCATCAATATCTGGCTAGATGAACGGGCTAGGACTCTGATTCTGTATCCTTTCTATGACCGCGGTGGCTTGGACAAGGGCTTAGCTTTACAAACACTGGCCAGTCTGACTAGAGTAGCGAAGGGGTATTCTCTGGCAGCGATCGTGGGCATCAGCATGGGAATTCTGGTTGGTCTGCAACCGTTAGTCAGCAAAGCCCTTGATCCTATCTTCCAGTTTTTACGCATGATTGCTCCGTTGGCGTGGGTACCGATCGCCCTTGTAGCTTTGCAAAATAACCAACCGGCAGCAATTTTTGTTATCTTTATCACAGCAGTGTGGCCTATCCTAATCAATACCGCAGAGGGAGTGAGACAAATTCCCCAGGATTACATCAATGTTAAACGGGTGTTGAGACTGTCTAATTACAAGTTTTTCACCAAGATTCTCTTCCCTGCCGCTCTGCCCTATATCTTTACAGGACTGAGAATAGCGATCGGGTTAGCTTGGCTCGCGATTATTGCTGCTGAAATTGTGATGTCGGGGATTGTGGGCATTGGTTTCTTCATTTGGGATGCCTATCAGCAAAACTATGTCAGTGAGATCATTGTGGCAGTGATTTACATCGGGGCTGTGGGGTTAATCCTCGATCGGTTGGTGTCCTTCTTACAAAAATTGATTGTTCCAGAAAAATAG
- a CDS encoding nitrate ABC transporter ATP-binding protein (This model describes the ATP binding subunits of ATP-binding cassette (ABC) transporters for nitrate transport, or for bicarbonate transport, in bacteria and archaea.) — protein sequence MVQTLVKAEGIVKRFPLSGGNEYLALKGIDLEIRRGEFISLIGHSGCGKSTLLNMIAGLDRPSEGVVLLEGQTVRSPGPDKMVVFQNYSLLPWLTVWENVALAVDEVHAGLSKKEKEEIIRHHIQLVGLEHAADKIPAHLSGGMKQRVAIARALAVRPKLLLLDEPFGALDALTRGNLQEQLLRICEENQITAVMVTHDVDEAVLLSDRIVMLTNGPGSKIGQILEVDIPRPRKRLEVVNHPSYYALRSEMFYFLNQQKRVKKLNARRVAVLSRHGLEKVNLEIGFVPLTACAPLAVAKEKGFFAKHGLDEVNLVRETSWRGIVDGMVEGYLDAAQMPSGMPAWLTLGGAGKLTQVVTALTMTRNGNAITLGKSFYDQGIYSLQEFHTYLQENPQVHRMGVVHPSSMHNLLLRYWLASGGIDPDRDVVLKNIPPAQMIVDLKAGSIDGFCVGEPWNFRATMEGIGFVVATDLEIWNGHPGKVLGVREEWAKAYPNTHIALVKALLEAGKYCADPNNATEIEQILARREYVGMPSQYIHLSNPNQAACSLDKPLRQYAHHQFFGTSVNRPSRTEQLWHIAQMARWGIVPFPRNWVEVMEKICRVDVFSTAARELGLADISYSRGPIQLFDGSTFTTDDPLSYLNSLAIKRDFTIAEIPLTV from the coding sequence ATGGTGCAAACCTTGGTAAAAGCAGAAGGGATTGTTAAACGTTTTCCCCTCAGTGGTGGCAATGAGTATCTCGCCCTTAAAGGGATTGATTTGGAGATTAGGAGAGGTGAATTTATTTCCCTCATTGGGCACTCGGGCTGTGGTAAGTCCACTTTGCTGAACATGATAGCGGGTCTCGATCGTCCGTCCGAGGGTGTGGTTTTGCTGGAAGGTCAGACAGTGCGCAGTCCTGGACCGGACAAGATGGTGGTCTTCCAAAATTACTCCCTCTTGCCCTGGTTAACAGTGTGGGAAAACGTTGCTCTGGCAGTAGATGAAGTCCATGCGGGGTTGAGCAAGAAAGAAAAGGAAGAGATTATTCGCCATCACATTCAGTTAGTGGGTCTGGAGCATGCGGCAGATAAAATCCCTGCCCATCTATCAGGGGGAATGAAACAAAGAGTAGCGATCGCGCGGGCATTGGCAGTCCGACCGAAGTTGCTGTTACTCGATGAACCTTTTGGCGCTCTGGATGCCTTGACGAGGGGGAATTTGCAAGAACAACTCCTACGCATCTGTGAAGAGAACCAAATTACAGCCGTGATGGTCACCCACGACGTGGATGAAGCGGTGCTCCTCTCCGATCGGATTGTCATGCTCACCAATGGACCTGGGTCTAAAATTGGGCAGATTTTGGAAGTGGATATTCCCCGTCCCCGCAAGCGCTTGGAGGTAGTCAATCACCCCAGTTACTATGCCCTGCGCAGTGAAATGTTCTACTTCCTAAATCAACAAAAACGGGTGAAAAAACTCAATGCCCGCAGAGTAGCAGTATTATCGCGTCACGGACTGGAAAAGGTTAACCTGGAAATTGGCTTTGTGCCTCTTACTGCCTGTGCCCCTCTAGCCGTGGCGAAAGAAAAAGGCTTTTTTGCTAAACATGGCTTGGATGAGGTCAATCTAGTGCGAGAGACCAGTTGGCGGGGGATTGTCGATGGCATGGTGGAAGGCTACCTAGATGCGGCTCAGATGCCCTCTGGGATGCCAGCTTGGTTAACTTTGGGGGGAGCAGGGAAATTGACCCAAGTGGTTACAGCTCTGACTATGACGCGCAATGGCAATGCTATCACCCTGGGTAAATCCTTCTACGACCAAGGCATTTATTCCTTGCAGGAATTCCACACTTATCTGCAGGAGAACCCGCAAGTTCATCGCATGGGAGTTGTTCATCCTTCTTCCATGCACAATCTCTTACTTAGGTATTGGTTAGCTAGCGGCGGCATCGACCCCGATCGGGATGTGGTGTTGAAAAATATCCCCCCTGCTCAGATGATTGTGGATTTGAAAGCTGGCAGTATTGATGGCTTTTGTGTGGGCGAACCCTGGAATTTCCGTGCCACCATGGAAGGGATTGGCTTTGTTGTTGCCACTGACCTGGAGATTTGGAATGGTCACCCTGGCAAGGTTTTGGGAGTACGGGAGGAATGGGCAAAAGCTTATCCCAACACCCATATCGCCCTAGTGAAGGCACTCTTGGAAGCAGGCAAATATTGCGCTGACCCCAACAATGCCACCGAAATTGAACAAATCCTAGCCCGCCGCGAATATGTGGGTATGCCCAGCCAATACATTCACCTGAGTAATCCCAATCAAGCAGCTTGTAGTTTGGACAAACCCCTACGGCAATACGCCCACCATCAGTTTTTTGGCACTAGTGTCAATCGTCCTAGTCGTACAGAACAACTCTGGCACATAGCCCAGATGGCAAGGTGGGGAATTGTTCCCTTTCCCAGAAATTGGGTGGAAGTGATGGAGAAAATTTGCCGTGTGGATGTTTTTAGTACGGCTGCCAGGGAACTGGGGCTAGCAGACATTTCCTACAGTCGCGGTCCCATTCAACTATTCGATGGTTCTACTTTTACTACTGATGACCCCTTGAGTTATCTCAACAGCCTAGCAATCAAGCGTGATTTCACCATTGCTGAAATTCCCTTAACTGTGTAG
- a CDS encoding nitrate ABC transporter ATP-binding protein (This model describes the ATP binding subunits of ATP-binding cassette (ABC) transporters for nitrate transport, or for bicarbonate transport, in bacteria and archaea.) — protein sequence MDVAAPPGLDPQQSFVTFTDVSKVYPTPKGDYVVLKDINLSIAQGEFICVIGHSGCGKSTLLGMVSGFVQPTTGEVRVEGKRVTKPGPDRMVVFQNYALLPWLTVYENVFLAVDEVYKNRSLVEKEEIVRHHLAMVGLLEAMEKKPSQISGGMKQRVAIARALAIRPQVLILDEPFGALDAITKEELQEELLQIWQEQDCTVLMITHDIDEALFLADRLVMMTNGPAATIGEIVTIPFARPRDRTQIMEDPTYYSLRNYILDFLYNRFAHAE from the coding sequence ATGGATGTTGCTGCCCCCCCAGGCCTCGACCCCCAACAGTCTTTCGTCACCTTTACCGATGTCAGTAAAGTCTATCCCACCCCCAAAGGGGATTACGTGGTGTTGAAAGATATAAACCTATCCATCGCCCAGGGAGAATTCATCTGTGTCATTGGTCACTCTGGTTGTGGCAAATCAACTTTGTTGGGGATGGTCTCAGGCTTTGTGCAACCCACCACAGGGGAAGTGCGTGTAGAAGGAAAACGGGTGACCAAACCAGGTCCCGATCGGATGGTTGTGTTTCAAAACTATGCCCTGCTGCCCTGGTTGACAGTCTATGAAAATGTCTTTTTAGCCGTAGATGAAGTCTATAAAAACCGATCGTTAGTAGAAAAAGAAGAGATCGTTCGCCATCACCTAGCCATGGTGGGTCTGCTGGAGGCAATGGAGAAAAAGCCTAGCCAGATTTCTGGTGGTATGAAACAAAGGGTAGCAATTGCCCGTGCTCTCGCTATCCGTCCCCAGGTGCTGATTTTAGATGAACCCTTTGGTGCTCTTGATGCCATCACTAAAGAAGAGTTACAAGAGGAACTCCTGCAAATCTGGCAAGAACAGGACTGTACAGTGTTGATGATTACTCACGACATTGATGAAGCTCTGTTTCTCGCCGATCGCCTAGTAATGATGACCAACGGACCCGCTGCCACCATTGGGGAGATTGTCACTATTCCCTTTGCCCGTCCTCGCGATCGTACCCAAATTATGGAAGACCCCACCTACTACAGTTTGAGAAACTACATTTTGGACTTCCTATACAATCGCTTTGCCCATGCTGAATAG
- a CDS encoding ferredoxin — protein MDRTGFEPELGGALRQKYVYVDESTCIGCGHCAYVARNTFFLEEDYGRARVINQTGDNVALIQEAIDTCPVDCIAWVNERELALLEERRKHQVIPNIGLVGDNARRGHRATWNVDLL, from the coding sequence ATGGATAGAACGGGCTTTGAACCAGAACTGGGTGGTGCTCTGCGGCAAAAATACGTCTATGTCGATGAGTCCACCTGTATTGGCTGTGGTCACTGTGCCTACGTTGCGCGCAATACCTTCTTTCTGGAAGAAGACTACGGCAGGGCAAGGGTGATCAACCAGACGGGAGATAACGTGGCTTTGATTCAAGAAGCGATCGATACTTGCCCTGTAGACTGTATTGCCTGGGTGAATGAGCGGGAGCTAGCTCTCCTAGAAGAACGGCGTAAACACCAGGTCATTCCTAACATTGGTTTGGTAGGAGATAATGCCAGACGGGGGCACAGGGCAACCTGGAATGTAGACCTGCTCTAG
- a CDS encoding DUF1257 domain-containing protein, with translation MSHFTHIKTQIRHLEPLQQALTDLGIQWKQGETVRGYQGTTDRAEVVIPQANGYDIGFRWNGKEYALVADLQYWQQPWTVESFLQKVTQRYALQTVKSEALKQGFTLTEQQNLETGAVRVVLQRWHG, from the coding sequence ATGTCCCACTTCACACACATTAAGACGCAGATTCGTCACTTAGAACCGCTACAGCAAGCCCTCACTGACCTAGGCATCCAATGGAAGCAAGGGGAGACAGTGCGCGGCTATCAAGGTACGACCGATCGGGCGGAAGTCGTCATTCCCCAGGCAAACGGTTATGATATTGGCTTTCGCTGGAACGGCAAGGAATATGCCTTGGTTGCTGACCTGCAGTATTGGCAACAGCCTTGGACAGTGGAAAGTTTCCTGCAAAAAGTTACCCAGCGCTACGCTCTGCAAACTGTGAAAAGCGAAGCCCTCAAGCAAGGGTTTACTCTGACGGAACAACAGAACCTGGAAACGGGGGCAGTGCGGGTAGTCCTGCAACGCTGGCATGGATAG
- a CDS encoding DUF2997 domain-containing protein, with protein METLEFIIHPDGRVEERVTGIVGSTCEAVTAAIEEKLGSVIARELTSEHFAQQVTLTEVQTVSQW; from the coding sequence ATGGAGACTCTGGAATTCATTATTCATCCTGACGGCAGGGTGGAAGAGAGGGTAACAGGCATTGTTGGCTCTACCTGCGAGGCGGTCACCGCTGCCATCGAGGAGAAGCTAGGGTCTGTTATCGCCAGAGAGTTAACGTCTGAGCATTTTGCCCAGCAAGTCACCTTAACAGAAGTGCAAACAGTTAGTCAATGGTAG
- the cimA gene encoding citramalate synthase: protein MKITIYDTTLRDGAQTEGLALSVEDKLKIARLLDRLGVDFIEGGWPGANPKDEEFFQRLRGEGLRHSRLVAFCATRRAGGQASSDPMFVPILAAQTEWITIFGKSWDLHVTEGLRTTLEENLAMIGDTIGFLRSQGRRVIYDAEHWFDGYKRNPDYALATLKTAAVSGAEWLVLCDTNGGTLPQEVTTIVSQVQQFLDSLEIGTPLGIHTHNDCDVAVANTIGAVMAGCRMVQGTINGYGERCGNANLCSVMPILQLKLGYECITPEQMMGLTSTAREISEIANLAPNEHAPFVGLSAFAHKGGVHVSAVERNPLTYEHIPPAAVGNHRRIVISEQAGLSNVLAKARAFGLDLDRGDEACRVILRKMKELEQMGYQFEAAEASFELLMRSALDRRPHFFYLEDFHVHCHGEHNGQLTALATVKVVVKGEEHLTAAEGNGPVSALDTALRKALVAFYPQIDRFHLTDYKVRILNSNDGTRAKTRVLIESSNGNDRWTTVGVSCNIIAASSIALVESLEYGLLKFSDAQPLVNGV from the coding sequence ATGAAAATTACCATTTACGATACAACTTTGCGGGATGGGGCGCAGACGGAGGGGTTAGCTCTGTCGGTGGAAGACAAGTTAAAAATTGCTCGTCTCCTCGATCGCTTAGGGGTTGATTTTATTGAGGGGGGGTGGCCTGGGGCTAATCCCAAGGATGAGGAGTTTTTCCAGCGTTTGCGGGGGGAGGGGTTACGCCACAGTCGGCTGGTCGCTTTTTGTGCTACCCGTAGGGCCGGTGGCCAAGCTAGCAGTGACCCCATGTTTGTCCCTATTTTGGCAGCTCAGACGGAGTGGATAACGATTTTTGGCAAGTCTTGGGATTTACATGTGACGGAGGGGTTGCGCACCACCCTGGAAGAAAATTTAGCAATGATTGGGGACACGATCGGTTTTTTGCGCAGTCAGGGACGCAGGGTGATTTACGATGCGGAACATTGGTTTGATGGCTACAAACGCAATCCCGACTATGCCCTGGCAACTTTGAAAACGGCGGCGGTGAGTGGAGCGGAATGGCTGGTACTCTGTGATACCAATGGCGGGACGTTGCCCCAGGAGGTGACCACGATCGTTTCCCAAGTGCAGCAATTCCTCGACTCCCTAGAGATTGGCACTCCCCTTGGTATTCACACCCACAATGATTGTGATGTGGCGGTGGCAAATACGATCGGGGCGGTTATGGCGGGCTGTCGGATGGTGCAGGGGACAATCAACGGCTATGGGGAGCGCTGTGGCAATGCCAATTTGTGTTCGGTAATGCCCATCTTGCAGTTGAAGTTGGGGTATGAATGCATCACGCCTGAGCAGATGATGGGGTTGACTAGCACGGCAAGGGAGATCAGCGAAATTGCCAATTTAGCTCCCAATGAACATGCACCCTTTGTAGGTCTATCAGCCTTTGCCCATAAGGGAGGAGTCCATGTCAGTGCTGTGGAGCGCAATCCCCTCACCTATGAACACATTCCACCAGCAGCGGTGGGGAATCATCGCCGTATTGTCATTTCGGAGCAGGCGGGGTTGAGTAATGTGTTGGCGAAGGCGCGCGCCTTTGGTCTTGACCTCGATCGGGGGGATGAGGCCTGTCGGGTGATCCTGCGCAAGATGAAGGAGCTAGAACAGATGGGCTACCAATTTGAGGCAGCGGAGGCCAGTTTTGAGTTGTTGATGCGCTCAGCCCTCGATCGTCGGCCCCACTTCTTCTACCTAGAGGACTTCCATGTCCATTGTCACGGGGAACATAACGGTCAGTTGACAGCCCTGGCTACAGTGAAAGTAGTGGTCAAGGGGGAAGAGCACCTCACAGCGGCGGAAGGGAATGGTCCTGTCTCTGCCCTCGATACTGCCCTGCGGAAGGCTTTAGTGGCGTTTTACCCCCAAATCGATCGGTTTCACCTCACGGACTACAAGGTGCGTATCCTCAACAGCAATGACGGAACAAGGGCAAAAACACGGGTGTTGATTGAATCCAGTAATGGCAACGATCGGTGGACGACGGTGGGAGTCTCCTGCAACATCATTGCTGCTTCCAGCATTGCCCTGGTGGAATCCCTGGAGTACGGCTTGTTAAAATTCTCAGATGCCCAGCCGCTGGTAAATGGTGTCTAG